Proteins encoded together in one Falco peregrinus isolate bFalPer1 chromosome 2, bFalPer1.pri, whole genome shotgun sequence window:
- the SYNPO2 gene encoding synaptopodin-2: protein MLPNCTRKMGTGDYLCIAMSGGAPWGFRLQGGKEQKQPLQIAKVRNKSKAAKAGLCEGDEVVSINGKPCGDLTYAEVIVLMESLTDVLQMLIKRSSSGINETLSAERENGKHDDIKNEEYRESTTLQINTEKEIPHGDLCITEIYSETHQGAGESNIHFSEMKQETTESHRITSKVIGTSKVLMTDEAALRGKTEEIRPGTMVELQLSLSNDAHKDTNAPAVTLLGAEKCTPSGRGPSVQQDGTSPVIAIPLGMKEGNIQWSSKVVQFSSGKEVKRIQDAAPSLPRVEVILDCSDREKEAHRSLAERGCVDSQVEGGQSEAPPSLLSFAISSEGTEQGEDDQHSERDHRPLKHRARHARLRRSESLSEKQVKEAKSKCKSIALLLTAAPNPNSKGVLMFKKRRQRARKYTLVSYGTGELERDEDEGEEGEGEEGDKENTFEVSLLATSESEIDEDFFSDIDNDGKIVTFDWDSGLLEVEKKTKSGDEMQTLPESTGKGALMFAKRRQRMDQITAEQEEMKARTVHTEEQREATISENFQKVSSSVYQTKEEEMSRQQTCVSKSYADVSQNYSKMVQQNGFGLAPDTNLSFQSSEAQKAASLNKTAKPFSSGVQNRAAAPFSSVRNVTSPLSDIPGPPPYCSVSPPPEALYRPVSAPVASRAALAVWSPIEPTEHIASRDERIAVPAKRTGILQEAKRRSTSKPMFTFKDTPKVSPNPALLSLVHNAEGKKGTGAGFESGPEEDYLSLGAEACNFMQTQASKQKAPPPVAPKPSLKVSSSADTPVSPVWSPSAVAPNKAPSFPAPASPQAAYPAPPKSPQSPHSPVHPPSTLNLAGPFKGPQATLASPSHTPKTPPVTPSAGGTKPPFELPPAMSGKGAQLFARRHSRMEKYVVDSETVQANMARASSPTPSLPASWKYSSNVRAPPPVAYNPIHCPSYPPAATKPSSKSTAATKNTKRKPKKGLNALDIMKHQPYQLDASLFTFQPPSTKESLAIKQTSKLSTSKQALPLRPPSAGSPTNARPSSVYSVPAYSSPPLFQSNASIPVNESYSSTGYSAFSKPESTTSSLFTAPRPKFSAKKAGVTAQERSSGRSLSLPGRPSSFISQAISPTSPLLFQPAPDYFSKPDTAADRPGKRLTPWEAAARSPLGLVDEAFGPQNMQESIAANVVSAARRKTLPEPPDEWKQKVSYEPPAPIGSVASLGGKKSGIISSQKSSLSAPSATTQAGSQLQYAYCSQRSRTDPDIMSMDSRSDYCLSTADSNYNPQPRGWRRPT from the exons ATCGTCCAGTGGAATAAATGAAACCTTGAgtgctgaaagagaaaatggaaagcacGATGACATAAAAAATGAGGAATATAGGGAGAGTACTACACTGCAAAttaacacagagaaagaaataccCCATGGAGATTTATGCATCACAGAGATCTACAGTGAGACTCACCAGGGAGCAGGAGAAAGCAACATacacttttctgaaatgaaacaagagACCACAGAAAGCCACAGAATTACTTCTAAAGTGATAGGCACCTCCAAGGTGCTCATGACAGATGAGGCTGCTCTCAGGgggaagacagaagaaataagGCCAGGTACTATGGTTGAGCTGCAGTTGTCCCTCTCAAATGATGCACACAAGGACACCAATGCTCCTGCTGTGACTCTCTTAGGGGCAGAAAAATGCACCCCTTCAGGAAGAGGACCCAGCGTACAACAAGACGGGACTAGCCCTGTAATTGCAATTCCCCTGGGCATGAAAGAGGGCAACATCCAGTGGTCAAGCAAAGTAGTCCAGTTTTCCAGTGGCAAAGAGGTCAAGAGGATCCAAGATGCAGCTCCATCTCTCCCCAGGGTGGAGGTGATCCTAGACTGTTCAGACAGGGAGAAGGAAGCACACAGGTCTCTAGCTGAAAGGGGGTGTGTTGATTCTCAAGTGGAAGGAGGGCAGTCAGAAGCacctccttctctcctctcctttgcAATCTCATCAGaaggcacagagcagggagaaGACGACCAGCACTCCGAAAGGGATCACAGACCTCTCAAGCACAGGGCGAGGCACGCAA GGCTCCGGCGAAGTGAGAGTCTGTCAGAGAAGCAGGTCAAAGAAGCCAAATCTAAATGTAAAAGTATTGCattgctgctgacagcagctccCAATCCCAATTCCAAGGGGGTGTTGATGTTCAAGAAGCGTCGTCAAAGGGCCAGGAAATATACTTTAGTCAGCTACGGTACTGGGGAGTTAGAACGTGACGAAGACGAGGGTGAAGAAGGTGAAGGTGAAGAGGGGgacaaagaaaacacttttgaagTGAGTTTGCTTGCAACAAGTGAGTCAGAAATAGATGAAGATTTCTTCTCTGACATTGACAACGACGGCAAGATTGTGACGTTTGACTGGGACAGTGGTCTACTTGAGGttgaaaagaagacaaaaagtgGAGACGAGATGCAGACGCTTCCAGAGAGCACAGGTAAAGGGGCCCTCATGTTTGCCAAGAGGCGGCAGAGGATGGATCAGATTACAGCTGAGCAAGAGGAGATGAAGGCACGCACAGTGCATACAGAGGAACAAAGGGAAGCCACCATATCAGAGAACTTCCAGAAAGTAAGCTCTTCAGTCTATCaaacaaaagaggaagaaatgtcaAGACAGCAGACCTGTGTGAGCAAAAGCTATGCAGATGTGAGCCAGAATTATAGCAAAATGGTACAACAAAATGGCTTTGGCTTAGCACCAGACACAAACCTCTCTTTTCAGTCCTCTGAAGctcaaaaagcagcatctttgaATAAAACAGCTAAACCCTTCTCTTCTGGCGTTCAAAACCGAGCAGCTGCACCATTTTCATCTGTAAGAAATGTCACTAGTCCTCTTTCAGACATACCAGGGCCACCTCCTTACTGCTCTGTTAGCCCACCACCTGAGGCTTTATATAGACCTGTTTCAGCTCCTgtagccagcagagctgctctagCTGTGTGGTCACCCATCGAGCCAACAGAACATATAGCATCCAGAGATGAAAGGATTGCAGTGCCAGCCAAAAGAACTGGGATACTGCAAGAGGCGAAGAGAAGAAGCACTTCAAAACCTATGTTCACTTTCAAAGACACACCCAAAGTAAGTCCTAATCCTGCCCTGTTGTCCCTTGTACACAATGCAGAGGGCAAAAAAGGTACTGGAGCTGGTTTTGAGTCAGGACCTGAAGAAGACTACCTCAGTTTGGGAGCTGAAGCTTGCAATTTCATGCAGACTCAAGCATCTAAACAAAAGGCCCCTCCTCCTGTTGCTCCAAAGCCTTCACTCAAGGTCTCTTCTAGTGCTGATACTCCAGTTTCACCAGTTTGGTCACCTTCAGCTGTGGCTCCTAACAAGGCTCCCTCTTTCCCAGCACCAGCCTCACCTCAGGCAGCATATCCTGCACCACCCAAATCTCCACAGTCTCCTCATTCTCCTGTGCATCCCCCAAGTACTCTCAACCTAGCTGGTCCTTTCAAAGGGCCTCAGGCAACCCTAGCAAGTCCAAGCCACACACCCAAGACACCACCAGTCACACCAAGTGCTGGAGGAACAAAGCCACCCTTTGAGTTGCCACCAGCTATGAGTGGAAAAGGAGCACAGTTATTTGCCAGAAGGCACTCTCGAATGGAGAAGTATGTGGTAGATTCAGAGACTGTGCAGGCAAATATGGCACGAGCCTCATCTCCAACTCCATCTTTACCAGCTTCTTGGAAATATTCATCTAATGTCCGAGCACCTCCACCTGTCGCTTATAATCCCATCCACTGCCCATCTTACCCTCCTGCTGCTACCAAACCTTCCTCCAAATCCACTGCTGCTACCaagaatacaaaaagaaaacctaagaAAGGTCTCAATGCTTTGGATATTATGAAACATCAACCTTATCAACTCGATGcatctttatttacttttcaacCTCCTAGTACTAAGGAAAGCCTTGCAATTAAGCAGACATCAAAGTTGTCCACTTCCAAGCAAGCTCTACCTTTAAGACCACCTAGTGCTGGCTCTCCCACTAACGCCCGGCCATCTTCAGTGTACTCCGTGCCAGCCTACAGTTCACCACCTTTGTTTCAGTCAAATGCCTCTATTCCAGTAAACGAATCATATTCATCTACAGGCTACTCTGCATTTTCTAAGCCAGAATCCACCACATCTTCTTTGTTTACTGCTCCGAGGCCAaaattttcagcaaagaaagCTGGCGTCACTGCACAG gaAAGAAGCAGTGGACGCTCATTATCACTTCCTGGGAGACCTTCTTCATTCATTTCTCAAGCCATCTCTCCTACTTCTCCTCTTCTGTTTCAGCCTGCCCCTGATTACTTCAGCAAGCCAGACACAGCAGCCGACAGGCCTGGCAAGAGACTGACTCCCTGGGAAGCAGCGGCAAGATCCCCTCTTGGCTTAGTGGATGAAGCTTTTGGGCCCCAAAATATGCAGGAATCCATTGCTGCTAACGTAGTCTCAGCCGCTCGCAGGAAAACACTTCCTGAGCCACCAGATGAATGGAAGCAGAAAGTGTCTTATGAGCCTCCAGCCCCAATTGGTAGCGTAGCCTCATTAGGGGGGAAGAAATCGGGTATTATATCATCCCAAAAAAGCTCCTTGTCCGCCCCAAGTGCAACCACGCAGGCTGGCTCTCAGCTGCAGTATGCTTACTGCAGCCAACGGTCCCGAACAGATCCTGATATAATGTCAATGGATTCCAGGTCTGACTATTGCTTGTCAACAGCTGATTCAAACTACAACCCACAGCCAAGGGGATGGAGGCGTCCAACATGA